One window from the genome of Pyrobaculum ferrireducens encodes:
- a CDS encoding PaREP1 family protein, with protein sequence MELKKPWIDLDGYINTRSKEALYEAELALDFLRQGLIRNAAGKAFQAWKAVLALLAAKEEERIRGKYPGEKRLKTGKKIAEAYWIIAFMPTTRLREVARLLAESIGMEVYFATEIALSLHEYQYNGPDKELIFSRYRTDEEAARDISLIINLVRKYSQ encoded by the coding sequence GTGGAGTTAAAAAAACCTTGGATAGACCTCGACGGGTATATTAATACCAGGAGCAAGGAAGCCTTATATGAGGCGGAGTTGGCGCTGGATTTCTTAAGACAAGGGCTAATACGAAATGCAGCGGGAAAGGCGTTCCAGGCATGGAAGGCGGTCCTGGCACTTCTCGCCGCCAAGGAGGAGGAGAGGATACGCGGGAAATACCCCGGAGAGAAGAGGCTAAAGACCGGGAAAAAGATAGCCGAGGCTTATTGGATTATTGCGTTCATGCCCACGACGAGGCTTAGAGAGGTGGCGCGTCTACTGGCAGAATCCATCGGCATGGAGGTATACTTCGCGACGGAGATAGCGCTTTCGCTTCACGAGTATCAATACAACGGCCCCGATAAGGAACTAATATTCAGCAGATACCGCACAGACGAGGAAGCCGCTAGAGATATATCGTTGATAATAAACCTCGTGAGGAAATACAGCCAGTAA
- a CDS encoding ATP-binding protein has protein sequence MDFLNPWWRGRLEEDPHLARWTESPVRRVPSFVYEVELEPYALHFLFGPRQVGRITAPSLLVKRLV, from the coding sequence GTGGATTTTTTAAACCCCTGGTGGAGGGGGAGGCTTGAGGAGGACCCCCACCTGGCTAGGTGGACAGAGTCGCCTGTTAGGCGGGTGCCCAGCTTCGTCTACGAGGTGGAGCTGGAGCCCTACGCCCTCCACTTCCTATTCGGGCCGAGGCAGGTGGGGAGGATCACCGCGCCGAGTCTCTTGGTGAAGCGGCTTGTGTAG
- the tenA gene encoding thiaminase II, with the protein MSSAELRRRAGDVWGRILAHPFVVELYGGSLPLEKFRYYLLQDYNYLVNFAKALSLAAAKAPDVSLMKTALELAYGTVTGEMANYERLLAEVGLTLRDAEAAEPNRVNKAYMSYLKSVCALEDFYSCMAAVLTCFWSYLEIAEAHREKLEGNPVAVYRRWASVYLSPEYRALVERLKAVLDRSGRHPDELWPYFREASLYELEFWQAAYEGH; encoded by the coding sequence ATGTCGTCGGCTGAGTTGAGGAGGAGGGCTGGTGATGTCTGGGGGAGGATTTTGGCGCATCCCTTTGTCGTGGAGCTGTACGGGGGGTCTCTGCCGCTGGAGAAGTTTAGGTACTACCTGCTCCAGGACTACAACTACTTGGTTAACTTCGCCAAGGCGCTTTCCCTCGCCGCGGCCAAGGCGCCCGACGTGTCGCTTATGAAGACGGCGCTTGAGCTGGCCTACGGCACAGTGACGGGGGAGATGGCTAACTACGAGAGGTTGCTGGCGGAGGTGGGGCTTACGCTGAGAGACGCCGAGGCGGCAGAGCCTAATAGGGTAAACAAGGCGTATATGTCGTATCTCAAGTCTGTCTGCGCCTTGGAAGACTTCTACAGCTGCATGGCGGCGGTTCTGACCTGCTTCTGGAGCTACCTGGAGATAGCCGAGGCCCACCGGGAGAAGCTGGAGGGGAACCCGGTCGCCGTCTACAGGCGCTGGGCCTCCGTCTACCTCTCCCCAGAGTACAGAGCCCTCGTGGAGAGGCTTAAGGCCGTGCTGGACCGCTCGGGGAGGCACCCCGACGAGCTGTGGCCCTACTTCCGGGAGGCGTCTCTCTACGAGCTGGAGTTTTGGCAGGCGGCGTATGAGGGTCATTGA
- a CDS encoding ABC transporter ATP-binding protein gives MTVVRLEKLRKVFDNRVVAVDDVDLTVNDGEILAVLGPSGCGKTTLLRLVAGLEEPTSGRIYFDNRDVTHLPTQQRNTAVVPQTWALWPHMTVFENVAYGLRLMKKKGKKMTEAEIKRRVGEVLELVDLSGLEERKPFQLSGGQQQRVALARALVVQPEVLLLDEPLANLDAKLRVELREEVRRIAKKLSITTIYVTHDQEEAFAVADRIAVMNAGRVMQVGTPEEIYHKPANLFVATFVGRSNVLKGRVVEQRGEAAVVDAGFPIHAATPHKLAPGDEVTLVIRPEDVYVGGGRLRCELMDVVFLGRYYQTTLNCGGVVLKAEGPKPPAAPGEGVAVEIARAWAFKT, from the coding sequence GTGACCGTCGTGAGGCTGGAGAAGCTCCGCAAGGTCTTCGACAACCGCGTCGTGGCTGTAGACGACGTAGATCTCACGGTGAACGACGGCGAGATCCTCGCAGTCCTGGGGCCCTCCGGTTGCGGCAAGACCACGCTCCTCCGCCTCGTCGCCGGGCTGGAGGAGCCCACCTCCGGCCGTATATACTTCGACAACCGCGACGTCACCCACCTCCCCACGCAACAGAGAAACACCGCCGTGGTGCCCCAGACCTGGGCGCTGTGGCCCCACATGACGGTGTTTGAAAACGTGGCGTACGGCCTCCGCCTCATGAAGAAAAAGGGCAAGAAGATGACGGAGGCGGAGATAAAGAGGAGGGTGGGGGAGGTGCTGGAGCTTGTGGACCTCTCGGGGCTGGAGGAGAGGAAGCCCTTCCAGCTCTCCGGAGGGCAGCAACAGAGGGTGGCCCTCGCCAGGGCCCTGGTGGTTCAGCCCGAGGTGCTCCTCCTAGACGAGCCCCTGGCCAACCTCGACGCGAAGCTGAGGGTGGAGCTCAGAGAGGAGGTGAGGAGGATAGCCAAGAAGCTCTCCATAACCACGATATACGTCACCCACGACCAGGAGGAGGCCTTCGCAGTTGCCGACAGAATAGCCGTCATGAACGCCGGGAGGGTCATGCAGGTGGGGACACCTGAGGAGATCTACCACAAGCCGGCCAACCTATTCGTCGCCACCTTCGTCGGCCGCTCCAACGTCCTTAAGGGCCGCGTCGTGGAGCAGAGGGGGGAGGCCGCCGTCGTCGACGCCGGCTTCCCCATACACGCAGCCACCCCCCACAAGCTGGCCCCCGGCGACGAGGTCACCTTGGTGATTAGGCCGGAGGACGTCTACGTAGGCGGGGGGCGCCTGAGGTGCGAGCTGATGGACGTGGTCTTCCTCGGCAGGTACTACCAAACCACTCTGAACTGCGGAGGAGTCGTCCTCAAGGCAGAGGGCCCGAAGCCCCCGGCGGCCCCCGGCGAGGGGGTGGCGGTGGAGATAGCGCGGGCCTGGGCCTTCAAGACATGA
- the eif2g gene encoding translation initiation factor IF-2 subunit gamma, which produces MAFVYPDAIVSTAGHVDHGKTQTTYALSGVWVMRHSEEVKKAMTIKLGYTQVGIYDCGEEYYYSDGILQEGKCPGGGEPKLIRRVSLLDVPGHEVLVATMVSGAAVVDGALLVVDASQPAPQPQTAEHFAVLDIIGVRHMVVAQNKIDLVTREKALENYEQIRNFLKGTWAEKAKVVPISALHRVNIDVLATYIAKSVPRREAELGKPARFSVLRSFNVNPPGTPPEKLRGGVLGGTLLQGVLRVGDEIELRPGLKVDKPKPGYQPIYTKVLSIEYSGYKVEEARPGGLVGIMTGLDPALTKADALAGAVVGKPGTLPPVWTAVEIDTKPIPRAVGEKVEPLKQGEVVLVAVGPATVFGVVQSVKKDVVSVALKKAVCAEQGAKTVVIRQVKNRWIVTNYGVLKGGTAALE; this is translated from the coding sequence ATGGCTTTCGTCTACCCAGACGCCATAGTCTCCACCGCGGGGCACGTGGACCACGGGAAGACGCAGACCACCTACGCCCTATCGGGGGTCTGGGTTATGAGGCACAGCGAGGAGGTTAAGAAGGCCATGACTATAAAGCTTGGCTACACCCAGGTGGGGATTTACGACTGCGGCGAGGAGTACTACTACAGCGACGGTATTCTCCAAGAGGGTAAGTGCCCGGGGGGCGGGGAGCCGAAGCTAATCCGCCGCGTCTCCCTTCTGGACGTCCCCGGCCACGAGGTGCTTGTAGCCACCATGGTATCCGGCGCCGCCGTCGTCGACGGGGCCCTCCTCGTGGTGGACGCATCCCAGCCCGCGCCGCAGCCCCAGACGGCGGAGCACTTCGCCGTGCTCGACATCATCGGGGTGAGGCACATGGTGGTGGCCCAGAACAAAATTGACCTGGTGACTAGGGAGAAGGCCCTTGAAAACTACGAGCAGATTAGAAACTTTCTAAAGGGGACGTGGGCTGAGAAGGCCAAGGTGGTGCCCATCTCGGCGCTCCACAGGGTAAATATAGACGTCCTCGCCACCTACATCGCGAAGTCCGTGCCGAGGCGCGAGGCTGAGCTGGGGAAGCCGGCGCGGTTCTCCGTCCTGCGTAGCTTCAACGTCAACCCGCCGGGCACCCCGCCGGAGAAGCTGAGGGGCGGGGTCCTGGGCGGGACGCTACTGCAGGGGGTGTTGCGCGTCGGCGACGAGATCGAGCTGAGGCCGGGGCTGAAGGTGGACAAGCCCAAGCCCGGATACCAGCCTATATACACAAAGGTGCTTAGCATCGAGTACAGCGGGTACAAGGTGGAGGAGGCGAGGCCCGGGGGGCTGGTGGGCATAATGACCGGCCTCGACCCGGCGCTCACAAAGGCAGACGCCCTGGCCGGCGCAGTGGTGGGGAAGCCCGGCACGCTCCCCCCCGTCTGGACCGCGGTGGAGATCGATACGAAGCCCATACCCAGGGCTGTGGGGGAGAAGGTGGAGCCGCTTAAGCAGGGGGAGGTGGTGCTGGTGGCGGTAGGCCCCGCCACCGTGTTCGGCGTGGTCCAGTCAGTTAAGAAAGACGTGGTCTCCGTAGCGCTTAAGAAGGCGGTCTGCGCCGAGCAGGGCGCCAAGACCGTCGTCATTAGGCAGGTGAAGAATAGGTGGATCGTCACAAACTACGGAGTGTTGAAGGGAGGCACCGCGGCGCTGGAGTAA
- the twy1 gene encoding 4-demethylwyosine synthase TYW1, with translation MSCEDVALGRYHVLEGPRLRIRASAGRALVERHYGFVGHAAVELCKWTKDAVEGGKSCYKVKFYNAPAGGSHRCVEMSPVGLVCSNRCVYCWRPTEEFDAFVLDERLYMEPEEVVRGVLEERRRLLSGYWGHPEGRKRVKDALAPTHWAISLSGEPTMYPKLPQLIKLVKSLPHTKSVFLVTNGQHPDMLRRLIEEDALPTQLYLSTNAPNRELYYRINVPVYNVEDAWERWLESLDIIAKAPTRTVLRITLIRSLNYDDRYIPEFAQIVKRGNPHFVEVKSYMHLGHSTFRLRKEDMLSHEEVKEWSRKLLGELERLGARFVYMDDDEPSRIVVLQNLDRYVDRWIVPPGSA, from the coding sequence GTGTCTTGTGAAGACGTGGCGCTGGGGCGGTACCACGTGCTGGAGGGGCCTAGGCTTAGGATTAGGGCCTCCGCCGGGAGGGCCCTGGTGGAGCGGCACTACGGCTTCGTTGGCCACGCCGCGGTGGAGCTCTGCAAGTGGACCAAGGACGCCGTTGAGGGGGGTAAGTCTTGCTACAAGGTGAAGTTCTACAACGCCCCGGCTGGGGGGTCCCACAGGTGTGTGGAGATGAGCCCGGTGGGGCTTGTCTGTAGCAACCGCTGTGTCTACTGCTGGAGGCCCACCGAGGAGTTCGACGCCTTTGTCCTCGACGAGAGGTTGTACATGGAGCCTGAGGAGGTGGTGAGGGGGGTGCTGGAGGAGAGGAGGCGCCTCCTCTCGGGCTACTGGGGCCACCCCGAGGGGCGTAAGAGAGTGAAAGACGCGCTGGCGCCCACCCACTGGGCCATCTCCCTCTCGGGGGAGCCCACTATGTATCCAAAACTGCCCCAGTTGATTAAGCTGGTGAAGTCGCTTCCCCACACCAAGTCTGTATTTCTCGTCACAAACGGACAGCACCCCGACATGCTGAGGAGGCTTATTGAGGAGGACGCCCTGCCCACCCAGCTCTACCTCTCCACAAACGCGCCGAACAGGGAGCTGTACTACAGGATAAACGTGCCGGTTTACAACGTGGAGGACGCCTGGGAAAGGTGGCTGGAGTCTCTAGACATAATCGCCAAGGCCCCCACGAGGACTGTGCTCCGCATCACCCTGATCAGGAGCCTCAACTACGACGATAGGTACATACCGGAGTTCGCCCAGATTGTGAAGCGGGGCAACCCCCACTTCGTGGAGGTGAAGAGCTACATGCACCTCGGCCACTCCACCTTTAGGCTGAGGAAGGAGGACATGCTCAGCCACGAGGAGGTTAAGGAGTGGAGCCGCAAACTGCTGGGGGAGCTGGAGAGGCTGGGGGCCCGCTTTGTCTACATGGACGACGACGAGCCGAGCCGCATAGTGGTGCTCCAGAACCTAGACCGCTACGTAGACCGCTGGATCGTGCCGCCAGGCTCCGCCTGA
- a CDS encoding NUDIX domain-containing protein: protein MCLSKTWPSGGPDWAAVGVLLDRGRILLIRRVSREGDPWSGQVAFPGGRWREGEDLLQTAVREVEEEVGVRPTGLVGVMAPQSPKNAPWLKVVPFVFDRWEGEVRPNPREVAEARWVAREELAEEEWMGRYAYVAGSWVIWGLTFRILKALVDCGLF, encoded by the coding sequence GTGTGTCTTTCAAAGACGTGGCCGTCGGGGGGTCCGGACTGGGCTGCTGTGGGGGTGTTGCTGGACAGAGGCCGGATTTTGCTAATTAGGCGGGTGAGCAGGGAGGGGGACCCCTGGTCTGGACAGGTGGCCTTCCCGGGGGGCCGCTGGAGGGAGGGGGAGGATCTGCTCCAGACGGCGGTTAGGGAGGTGGAGGAGGAGGTGGGGGTTAGGCCCACAGGGCTTGTGGGGGTCATGGCGCCGCAGAGCCCGAAAAACGCGCCTTGGCTCAAGGTGGTCCCCTTCGTCTTCGACAGGTGGGAGGGGGAGGTGAGGCCCAACCCCCGGGAGGTTGCCGAGGCGAGGTGGGTGGCGAGGGAGGAGCTTGCTGAGGAGGAGTGGATGGGGCGCTACGCATATGTTGCTGGGAGCTGGGTTATCTGGGGCCTCACCTTTAGAATTCTGAAGGCTCTCGTGGACTGCGGCCTTTTTTAA
- a CDS encoding heavy metal-binding domain-containing protein yields MAIREGDVIVVTTPYVPGYRVVKVLGVAVGVTARSRGLGATIIAGLRSIFGGEIDEFTELAEQARREAIERMVMHAREMGANAVVSFRLESNEISENMDEIIAYGTAVVVEPAEGSGGCAAVE; encoded by the coding sequence ATGGCGATTAGGGAGGGTGATGTGATTGTCGTGACGACGCCGTACGTGCCGGGGTACAGGGTGGTTAAGGTGCTGGGGGTGGCTGTGGGGGTGACGGCGAGGTCGAGGGGACTTGGGGCTACTATAATTGCTGGGCTTAGGTCGATTTTTGGTGGGGAGATTGACGAATTTACGGAGCTTGCGGAGCAGGCGAGGAGAGAGGCTATCGAGCGGATGGTGATGCACGCGAGGGAGATGGGGGCCAACGCCGTGGTGAGCTTCCGGCTGGAGAGCAATGAAATTAGTGAAAATATGGATGAAATCATTGCCTACGGCACGGCGGTGGTGGTGGAGCCCGCTGAGGGCAGCGGGGGCTGCGCCGCGGTGGAGTAG
- a CDS encoding nucleotidyltransferase domain-containing protein has product MVKIEVFVERVREYPERFSHCISSIVERYGGRVSVLLFGSRAAGRHGAASDFDIIVVLPRYEDYFEEAAEIRRMCRGVPLDLLLYSLGEFAVDGVLAKMLENCLALFDGLRLGICRQAEPGGTIQRST; this is encoded by the coding sequence GTGGTTAAGATTGAGGTTTTTGTAGAAAGGGTGAGGGAGTACCCCGAGAGATTTTCCCACTGCATATCTTCAATAGTGGAGCGGTACGGGGGCCGCGTCTCGGTTCTACTATTCGGCTCTAGGGCGGCGGGGAGGCACGGCGCCGCAAGCGACTTCGACATAATAGTGGTACTGCCGAGGTACGAGGACTACTTCGAGGAGGCGGCGGAGATTAGGAGAATGTGCAGAGGGGTACCCCTAGACCTGCTTCTCTACTCACTGGGGGAATTCGCCGTAGACGGCGTATTGGCGAAGATGTTGGAAAACTGCCTCGCGCTGTTCGACGGCCTCCGCCTCGGAATCTGCCGTCAGGCGGAGCCTGGCGGCACGATCCAGCGGTCTACGTAG
- a CDS encoding TenA family transcriptional regulator → MPHDLKALSAAMSKAREGDEYRLVKLLVDGDYRALELLRELAEEVGVTFSWDAVDPSAVSYTHFLSWLALHGTLGDLAVAMTVNLPVWGENCAALARWARGQVYSKLGFLEMFAGPYDELEAAAEAVAERYLDWGRYRFVARTIQRYELDFWRAISST, encoded by the coding sequence GTGCCCCACGACTTGAAGGCGCTGTCCGCGGCCATGTCCAAGGCGAGGGAGGGGGACGAATACCGCCTCGTCAAGTTGCTGGTAGACGGGGACTACAGAGCCTTGGAGCTGTTGCGGGAGCTGGCGGAGGAGGTGGGGGTGACCTTCAGCTGGGACGCCGTCGACCCGTCGGCGGTCTCCTACACCCACTTCTTGAGCTGGCTCGCTCTGCACGGCACCTTGGGGGACCTCGCCGTTGCCATGACGGTGAACCTCCCCGTCTGGGGCGAGAACTGCGCGGCGCTGGCGAGGTGGGCCAGGGGGCAGGTCTACTCCAAGCTGGGCTTTCTAGAGATGTTCGCCGGGCCTTACGACGAGCTGGAGGCGGCGGCGGAGGCCGTGGCGGAGAGGTATCTCGACTGGGGGCGCTACCGCTTCGTGGCCAGGACGATACAGAGGTACGAACTGGACTTCTGGCGCGCCATATCCAGCACTTAA
- a CDS encoding helix-turn-helix transcriptional regulator: protein MFWAVLIFANGTALLLFNQTLVGTLYNLTLPAPPLSAPVVYNNMTPVPAVLAGDVLTVPVLGYALITVKYVPRTRVVDGTLAFNVTEGYYVIWAERGVLLLPTLQIINYTLDKNALVVIAKGPGTVAYTLQGRGQTPTTTATTSPAPTPATTTTAMTTTTAITTTTLTPAQAQQTGAGPSTTSTTQTSQPPPAATSSTAQSPGPTASAAPSGGGPPPGFDWVPVAAAGVAAAAAAGVGYAVLRNRGKKSGGDLNETDSAVLEYVRRTGGVYEAEIARALGLPRTTVFKAVRRLEREGLVEVEKRDGRNYVKPK from the coding sequence GTGTTCTGGGCAGTTCTAATCTTTGCCAACGGGACAGCCCTCCTCCTATTCAACCAGACCTTAGTGGGCACTCTCTACAACCTCACCCTCCCAGCCCCGCCCCTATCCGCCCCCGTGGTTTACAACAACATGACCCCGGTCCCCGCCGTGCTCGCCGGCGACGTCTTGACGGTGCCAGTCCTCGGCTACGCCTTGATAACGGTAAAGTACGTCCCCCGGACTAGGGTCGTCGACGGCACACTCGCCTTCAACGTCACAGAGGGCTACTACGTCATATGGGCAGAGCGAGGCGTGCTCCTCCTCCCTACACTCCAAATCATCAACTACACCCTTGACAAAAACGCACTCGTAGTAATAGCCAAAGGCCCCGGCACCGTCGCCTACACACTACAAGGCCGAGGCCAAACCCCCACCACCACAGCAACCACATCACCAGCCCCCACCCCGGCCACCACTACCACAGCCATGACCACCACAACAGCGATCACGACGACAACGCTGACGCCTGCACAAGCCCAGCAGACCGGAGCCGGCCCCTCCACAACATCCACCACACAGACGTCGCAGCCTCCCCCAGCCGCAACAAGCTCCACAGCCCAGAGCCCGGGCCCCACCGCCAGCGCCGCTCCTTCTGGAGGCGGCCCGCCGCCTGGCTTCGACTGGGTTCCCGTAGCCGCGGCAGGTGTAGCGGCGGCGGCCGCCGCGGGTGTGGGATACGCCGTGTTGAGGAATAGAGGCAAGAAGTCGGGCGGCGACCTCAACGAGACGGATAGCGCCGTGCTGGAGTACGTCAGGCGCACCGGCGGGGTTTACGAGGCGGAGATAGCTAGGGCGCTGGGCCTCCCACGTACCACAGTCTTCAAGGCCGTGAGGAGGCTGGAGAGGGAGGGGCTTGTGGAGGTGGAGAAGAGAGACGGCCGGAACTACGTCAAGCCTAAGTAA
- a CDS encoding HEPN domain-containing protein, translating into MGLEDWFERGISFMKMAYIALRSGVYNLACFNAHQALEMFLKGLIVDATGSHPFTHSITELLEVLKKLGREVPEELFREAEWMEPHYILARYPARGVKPYTEGTAKRCIAAMELIVSLVERWSGREIPRGG; encoded by the coding sequence GTGGGCCTGGAGGACTGGTTTGAGAGAGGAATTTCATTTATGAAAATGGCTTACATAGCACTGCGCTCGGGGGTTTACAACTTGGCATGTTTCAACGCACACCAAGCGCTGGAGATGTTTTTAAAAGGCCTTATCGTAGACGCCACCGGCTCCCACCCCTTTACCCACAGCATTACAGAGCTACTGGAGGTGTTGAAAAAGCTGGGGAGGGAGGTGCCGGAGGAGCTTTTTAGAGAGGCTGAGTGGATGGAGCCCCACTACATACTCGCCCGCTACCCCGCCAGGGGGGTGAAGCCCTACACGGAGGGCACCGCCAAGAGGTGCATAGCGGCAATGGAATTGATAGTGAGCCTAGTAGAGCGCTGGTCCGGGCGGGAGATACCTAGAGGAGGCTAG
- a CDS encoding PadR family transcriptional regulator produces the protein MGPPPWAFIGRRGLREVVLWLVSDKAMNGAEIIRAVEDVTWGFWRPSPGSVYPLLKQLEAEGLVRRRSDGRYELTESGRGAVKLIPWLRGPRLGAPRSVGEIVEEIESWAMYLSDLAVSDPEKVSPYKERVRQIAELLKKVSEV, from the coding sequence ATGGGCCCGCCTCCGTGGGCGTTTATCGGAAGGAGGGGCCTCCGGGAGGTGGTTCTGTGGCTAGTCTCGGACAAGGCTATGAACGGGGCTGAGATTATAAGGGCTGTGGAGGACGTCACCTGGGGCTTCTGGAGGCCGTCTCCCGGCTCCGTCTACCCGCTCCTGAAGCAGCTGGAGGCCGAGGGGCTTGTCAGGAGGAGGTCCGACGGGAGGTACGAGCTTACGGAGTCTGGGAGGGGGGCTGTGAAGCTGATTCCGTGGCTGAGGGGGCCGAGGCTGGGGGCGCCGAGGAGCGTGGGGGAGATTGTGGAGGAGATCGAGAGCTGGGCTATGTACCTCTCAGACCTGGCCGTGTCTGATCCAGAGAAAGTGTCTCCTTACAAAGAGAGGGTGAGGCAAATAGCGGAGTTGTTGAAAAAGGTAAGTGAGGTTTAG
- a CDS encoding ABC transporter permease: protein MNLIKLSTGAGYLYLTILLVAPLLFIFWQVLAGIAEIYTSITDPFYLNPTPGAFRDAVFIRPTDPPTVVIRGPDMGVILNSLWVALTVAAADVALGFVLAYVLAKYVFPGRTLLGLLATIPLIVMPFATAYVVRKFLDPRWGTLNWLLHDVLGLPFKIEVSGLAAVAAVQMLMYLPIAYLNIYAALTRVDPTLEEVANNLGAGEGRAVRDVVLPLSTPGLAAAFVLVFIFAIDDVAAPIIFQDDPAARKLLSYQVYSKFLDQIRGQISPTAAFLALILLSISIASFLAVRRYVGLRQYAMLIRQLRPRTYTPGPLGKLAIYLVAFPLVLTAAAPLIGAVALVFADRWTTSPLPEGLSPANAAERLEGVFQNQLFLRGILNTLYYGVAATLIMTAVGLFIAIAAARSRGPFADALDALATMPIAIPGLVVAYAYFLTSFQVTTWLKAAGAPQLAAVLDPIAHPELYLVLGYSVRKLPFVVRSIYAGLQQIHTSMEEVAMNLGAGYLGVLHKILIPLLKTNILSGALIGFVYVTSEVSLSITLGVLKGVGRDTAMPITAFMRERFESGLYGVQDAATLGLILVAIQIAAITLTTRVLKTRYGFVL from the coding sequence ATGAACCTCATAAAGCTCTCCACGGGGGCTGGCTACCTATACCTCACCATCCTGCTGGTAGCCCCCCTGCTCTTCATCTTCTGGCAGGTCCTCGCCGGCATAGCCGAGATCTATACATCAATTACAGACCCCTTCTACCTAAACCCCACCCCCGGCGCCTTTAGAGACGCCGTGTTTATAAGACCCACAGACCCCCCGACGGTGGTCATCAGAGGGCCCGACATGGGCGTCATCCTCAACAGCCTCTGGGTAGCCCTAACAGTGGCCGCCGCCGACGTGGCCCTGGGGTTCGTCCTAGCCTACGTCCTCGCCAAGTACGTCTTCCCCGGCAGGACGCTTCTGGGGTTGCTCGCAACGATCCCGCTGATAGTTATGCCCTTCGCCACGGCGTATGTGGTGAGGAAGTTCCTCGACCCCAGGTGGGGCACCCTCAACTGGCTCCTCCACGACGTCCTCGGGCTCCCCTTCAAGATAGAGGTTTCGGGGCTGGCGGCGGTGGCGGCTGTGCAGATGCTCATGTACCTCCCCATAGCCTACCTCAACATATACGCCGCCCTAACCCGGGTGGACCCCACCCTCGAAGAGGTGGCTAACAACCTAGGCGCCGGCGAGGGGAGGGCTGTCCGCGACGTGGTGCTCCCCCTCTCCACGCCGGGCCTCGCCGCCGCCTTCGTCCTCGTCTTCATATTCGCCATAGACGACGTGGCCGCCCCCATAATATTCCAAGACGACCCAGCCGCCCGTAAGCTACTCTCCTACCAGGTCTACTCCAAATTCCTCGACCAGATAAGAGGCCAGATTAGCCCAACCGCCGCCTTCCTCGCCCTGATACTGCTGTCCATATCCATCGCCTCGTTCCTCGCCGTGAGGAGGTACGTCGGGCTTAGGCAGTACGCTATGCTCATCCGCCAGCTGAGGCCGAGGACCTACACCCCAGGCCCCCTCGGCAAACTCGCCATCTACCTAGTCGCCTTCCCGCTGGTCCTCACCGCCGCCGCCCCCCTCATCGGCGCCGTGGCTCTGGTGTTCGCCGACAGGTGGACCACCTCGCCGCTACCGGAGGGCCTCAGCCCCGCCAACGCCGCGGAGAGGCTGGAGGGGGTTTTCCAAAACCAGCTCTTCCTCCGCGGCATACTCAACACTCTGTACTACGGCGTAGCCGCCACGCTGATCATGACTGCGGTGGGGCTCTTCATAGCTATCGCCGCCGCCCGCTCCAGAGGCCCCTTCGCAGACGCCCTAGACGCCCTCGCCACCATGCCCATAGCCATACCCGGGCTGGTGGTGGCCTATGCCTACTTCCTCACCTCATTTCAGGTGACCACGTGGCTGAAGGCCGCAGGCGCCCCCCAGCTAGCCGCCGTCCTCGACCCCATCGCCCACCCCGAGCTCTACCTTGTGCTGGGATACTCCGTGAGGAAGCTACCCTTCGTCGTGAGGAGCATATACGCCGGGCTCCAGCAGATACACACCTCCATGGAGGAGGTGGCCATGAACCTAGGCGCAGGCTACCTCGGCGTACTCCACAAGATTTTGATACCACTCCTCAAGACCAACATCCTCAGCGGCGCCTTGATAGGCTTCGTCTACGTCACCAGCGAGGTATCCCTCAGCATAACCCTGGGAGTCCTCAAGGGGGTGGGGAGAGACACCGCCATGCCCATAACAGCCTTCATGAGAGAGCGGTTCGAAAGCGGGCTATACGGCGTACAAGACGCCGCAACCCTCGGCCTCATACTAGTCGCAATACAGATAGCAGCGATAACCCTAACCACGAGGGTACTAAAAACAAGATACGGATTCGTCTTATAG